One Streptosporangium sp. NBC_01495 DNA window includes the following coding sequences:
- a CDS encoding aminopeptidase P family protein → MTQKLNTGSHDLPVSDALAAFMNTGWADTHRDDLAPLPQAAYTAKRRAALAARFPGERLVVPSGTLKARSNDSDYRFRAHSAFAYLTGDQEPDDVLVVEPSGEATLFLRPRSPRSAPGQAGQEFYRDRRYGEFWVGRRPDLAEAEALHQIACAPIDRLGDALGGPARVLRGVDASVDGRVSPGGGDDELETFLSEMRLVKDEWEIAELQFSVDATTRGFEDVARALPAALGHRRGERYLEGIFGLRARLEGNAVGYDSIVASGANACVLHWIRNDGRLDGNGLLLLDAGVETDHLYTADITRTLPLSGRFSPVQRQVYELVYEAQEAAIATLRPGASFRDFHRAAMRVIAEGLHDWGVLKIGADEAMEPESGLYRRYTLCSSGHMLGMDVHDCARARAEVYLDGVLEEGQVLTVEPGLYLQPDDLTLPPELRGIGVRIEDDLVVTADGARLMSSGLPRHPDEVERWMEASGIAG, encoded by the coding sequence ATGACCCAGAAGCTCAACACCGGCAGTCACGACCTGCCGGTCTCCGACGCCCTCGCCGCGTTCATGAACACCGGCTGGGCCGACACGCACCGCGACGACCTGGCCCCGCTGCCGCAGGCCGCCTACACCGCCAAGCGGCGTGCCGCGCTCGCCGCCCGCTTTCCCGGCGAGCGGCTGGTCGTCCCCTCCGGCACGCTCAAGGCGCGCAGCAACGACAGCGACTACCGGTTCCGGGCGCACAGCGCCTTCGCCTACCTCACCGGCGACCAGGAGCCCGACGACGTGCTGGTCGTCGAGCCCTCCGGGGAGGCCACGCTGTTCCTGCGCCCCCGCTCGCCGCGGTCGGCGCCGGGACAGGCCGGACAGGAGTTCTACCGCGACCGCCGCTACGGCGAGTTCTGGGTGGGCCGCCGTCCCGACCTGGCCGAGGCGGAGGCTCTCCACCAGATCGCCTGCGCGCCGATCGACAGGCTGGGCGACGCGCTCGGCGGGCCCGCGCGGGTGCTGCGCGGGGTGGACGCGTCCGTCGACGGACGGGTCTCGCCCGGCGGCGGTGACGACGAGCTGGAGACGTTCCTGTCCGAGATGCGGCTGGTCAAGGACGAGTGGGAGATCGCCGAGCTGCAGTTCTCGGTCGACGCGACCACGCGCGGGTTCGAGGACGTGGCGCGGGCCCTGCCCGCCGCGCTGGGGCACCGGCGCGGCGAGCGCTACCTGGAGGGGATCTTCGGCCTCCGCGCCCGCCTGGAGGGCAACGCGGTCGGCTACGACAGCATCGTGGCCTCCGGCGCCAACGCGTGCGTGCTGCACTGGATCCGCAACGACGGGCGGCTGGATGGCAACGGGCTGCTGCTCCTCGACGCGGGCGTGGAGACCGATCATCTCTACACCGCCGACATCACCAGGACCCTCCCGCTGTCCGGGCGCTTCAGCCCGGTCCAGCGCCAGGTCTACGAGCTGGTGTACGAGGCCCAGGAGGCGGCGATCGCCACCCTGCGCCCCGGTGCGAGCTTCCGCGACTTCCACCGCGCGGCCATGCGGGTCATCGCGGAGGGACTGCACGACTGGGGCGTGCTGAAGATCGGCGCGGACGAGGCGATGGAGCCGGAGAGCGGCCTGTACCGCCGCTACACGCTGTGCAGCAGCGGCCACATGCTCGGCATGGACGTGCACGACTGCGCCAGGGCCCGCGCGGAGGTCTATCTGGACGGCGTGCTGGAGGAAGGACAGGTGCTGACCGTCGAGCCCGGCCTCTACCTGCAGCCGGACGACCTGACGCTGCCGCCGGAGCTGCGCGGCATCGGCGTGCGCATCGAGGACGACCTCGTCGTCACCGCCGACGGCGCCCGCCTCATGTCGTCCGGGCTGCCCCGCCACCCGGACGAGGTGGAGAGGTGGATGGAGGCCTCAGGCATCGCGGGCTGA
- a CDS encoding cation diffusion facilitator family transporter, producing MPEMTENGVDGDKGGSESLATVVVAGLANLAIAVAKLVAGLVSGSSAMLSEAAHSAADTVTEALLFVAVRRSGHPADARHPFGYGKAGFFWALMAAFATLIGGAGFSITHGVHEILTGERLTDLTVSYVVLAVSFVIEGISFRRALTQVRGEARRHEVSPHSYVARTSDTALKAVLFEDAAALAGLLIAAAGLLASQLTGSSVWDGTASVVIGLLLLWVAIHLIRTNVSLLIGQSAPEGLTERIREEIAAMPEVENVVELLTMMLGPGEILVAARVDFVDDTTGAGLERAADRVERTLKERFPPVAQVFLDPTPGRSARDA from the coding sequence ATGCCGGAAATGACGGAAAATGGGGTGGACGGCGACAAGGGCGGTTCGGAAAGCCTCGCCACGGTGGTCGTGGCGGGTCTGGCCAACCTCGCGATCGCGGTGGCCAAGCTGGTCGCCGGTCTGGTCAGCGGTTCGTCGGCGATGCTGTCCGAGGCCGCCCACTCGGCCGCGGACACCGTCACCGAGGCCCTGCTGTTCGTCGCGGTGCGCAGGAGCGGGCATCCCGCCGACGCGCGGCACCCGTTCGGCTACGGCAAGGCGGGGTTCTTCTGGGCGCTGATGGCGGCCTTCGCCACCCTCATCGGCGGAGCCGGATTCTCCATCACCCACGGGGTGCACGAGATCCTCACCGGGGAGAGGCTCACCGACCTGACGGTCTCGTACGTGGTCCTCGCGGTCTCGTTCGTGATCGAGGGGATCTCGTTCCGCAGGGCCCTCACACAGGTGCGGGGGGAGGCCCGCCGCCATGAGGTGAGCCCGCACTCCTACGTCGCCAGGACCTCCGACACGGCGCTGAAGGCCGTGCTCTTCGAGGACGCGGCCGCCCTGGCCGGGCTGCTGATCGCCGCGGCCGGCCTGCTGGCCTCCCAGCTGACCGGCTCGTCCGTCTGGGACGGGACCGCCTCCGTGGTGATCGGCCTGCTGCTCCTGTGGGTCGCGATCCACCTCATCCGCACCAACGTCTCCCTGCTGATCGGCCAGTCCGCGCCCGAGGGGCTGACGGAACGGATCAGGGAGGAGATCGCCGCCATGCCCGAGGTCGAGAACGTGGTCGAGCTCCTGACCATGATGCTGGGGCCCGGCGAGATACTGGTCGCGGCCCGCGTCGACTTCGTGGACGACACCACGGGGGCGGGGCTGGAGCGGGCCGCCGACCGGGTGGAACGCACGCTCAAGGAGCGGTTCCCCCCGGTGGCGCAGGTCTTCCTCGACCCCACCCCCGGCCGCTCAGCCCGCGATGCCTGA
- a CDS encoding MarR family winged helix-turn-helix transcriptional regulator, with protein MTLKQAPPGERSGRLGDGPVAVATTRAVNESGERPVNDQEPRWLSSVEQRAWRAHLAAHKLLDHRLDRELQPFGLSVNDYEILVNLSEIPGHRMRMSDLAEATIQSRSRLSHQISRMEAAGLVARETCADDRRGTFAVLTEHGWATIQKVAPHHVAGVRRHFIDLLTDEQLIELEAAYAPVVEHLKSIR; from the coding sequence ATGACCCTGAAGCAAGCCCCGCCCGGCGAGCGGAGTGGTCGGCTGGGGGACGGACCCGTCGCAGTCGCGACCACCCGCGCGGTGAACGAAAGTGGTGAGCGACCGGTGAACGACCAGGAGCCCCGCTGGCTGTCCTCCGTCGAGCAACGGGCATGGCGCGCCCACCTCGCCGCGCACAAGCTCCTCGACCATCGCCTCGACCGTGAGCTCCAGCCCTTCGGGCTCTCGGTCAACGACTACGAGATCCTGGTGAACCTGTCGGAGATCCCCGGTCACCGCATGCGGATGAGCGATCTGGCGGAGGCCACGATCCAGTCCCGCAGCCGCCTGTCACACCAGATCTCCCGGATGGAGGCCGCCGGCCTGGTCGCCAGGGAGACCTGCGCCGACGACCGGCGCGGCACCTTCGCCGTCCTCACCGAGCACGGCTGGGCCACCATCCAGAAGGTCGCGCCACACCACGTGGCCGGCGTGCGCCGGCATTTCATCGACCTGCTCACCGACGAACAGCTGATCGAGCTGGAGGCGGCGTACGCACCGGTGGTGGAGCACCTCAAGAGCATCCGCTGA
- a CDS encoding LppX_LprAFG lipoprotein, whose translation MSARRILITAVIAASFLVTACSGGGASDGTTALPNGAELVRKSADATRAVKSAAFSMETEGTPPVPVKKASGRLSGTGDADGTLQIDVMGSLQEINFVLIGETVHFKGVTGGFQQMSRSQLAAIYDPSAILNPEKGVVQLLTNALDAKTQAAEKLDGVDAYRVSATLSQQVLATMVPGLAQSVDAVLWIDRATNRLLKADLPLTGGKVIVAFSDYDVPVQVTAPAE comes from the coding sequence ATGTCTGCTCGCCGGATCCTCATCACCGCGGTGATCGCCGCGTCCTTCCTGGTCACCGCGTGCAGCGGCGGTGGTGCCTCCGACGGCACGACGGCCCTCCCCAACGGAGCCGAGCTGGTCAGGAAGTCCGCGGACGCGACGCGCGCCGTGAAGTCCGCCGCCTTCTCGATGGAGACCGAGGGCACGCCGCCCGTACCGGTCAAGAAGGCCTCCGGCCGTCTCAGCGGGACCGGCGACGCGGACGGCACCCTCCAGATCGACGTGATGGGCAGCCTCCAGGAGATCAACTTCGTGCTGATCGGGGAGACCGTCCACTTCAAGGGCGTGACCGGTGGCTTCCAGCAGATGTCGCGGAGCCAGCTGGCGGCGATCTACGACCCGTCCGCCATCCTCAACCCGGAGAAGGGCGTCGTGCAGCTGCTGACCAACGCGCTGGACGCGAAGACCCAGGCGGCGGAGAAGCTGGACGGCGTCGACGCCTACCGGGTCTCGGCGACGCTCTCCCAGCAGGTGCTCGCCACGATGGTGCCCGGTCTCGCCCAGAGCGTCGACGCCGTGCTCTGGATCGACAGGGCCACCAACCGGCTGCTCAAGGCGGACCTGCCCCTGACCGGAGGCAAGGTGATCGTGGCCTTCAGCGACTACGACGTGCCGGTCCAGGTCACCGCTCCGGCGGAGTGA
- a CDS encoding MFS transporter encodes MTRTAPGNASPARRRTALGVGGTAVLLAALDAYVVVTVLVDIARDVDVPLNHLERATPIVTGFLLGYIAAMPLLGQLSDRYGRRPLIHLCLAGFAVGSVVTALGETVPWLVAGRTLQGVAGGALLPITMALIGDLWDEDERPVALGAVGSAQELGSVLGPLYGAALAALIPAGLQVGGVQLGGWRSIFWLNIPLVALAAVAVQRSVPAPARDRARGTGRRVDVVGGLLLALALGLLVAGLYNPDPGRSVLPPWGMPMIVAGVVSGAAFVGWEWRSRTRLIDMTGVSRGPFLATLGVSFLTGAALLVTLVDVQLSAQTLLGLNSLDGALVLSRFLVALSVAALVGGLMARRYGERAVTVIGLAVATAGYARIGQWPLDLASAGYRMDADLVVAGLGLGLVIAPVSSAVLRAVPAAQHGVASAAVVVARMMGMLLGVAGLSAWGFHRFQSLTADLDTPLPFGVDPVVYAGRLAEYESAVKAALHTEYSEIFLITAVLCGVGVLVALLLPRGSGRVDGA; translated from the coding sequence GTGACCCGCACCGCCCCGGGGAACGCCTCCCCGGCCCGGCGGCGGACCGCCCTCGGCGTCGGCGGCACCGCGGTGCTGCTGGCCGCCCTGGACGCGTACGTCGTGGTGACCGTCCTCGTCGACATCGCCAGGGACGTCGACGTTCCCCTCAACCATTTGGAGCGGGCCACCCCGATCGTCACCGGTTTCCTGCTCGGCTACATCGCGGCCATGCCGCTGCTGGGCCAGCTCTCCGACCGGTACGGCAGGCGCCCGCTCATCCACCTGTGCCTGGCGGGCTTCGCCGTGGGCTCGGTCGTCACCGCGCTGGGCGAGACCGTGCCCTGGCTGGTCGCGGGCCGGACCCTGCAGGGGGTGGCGGGCGGTGCGCTGCTGCCCATCACCATGGCCCTGATCGGGGACCTGTGGGACGAGGACGAGCGCCCGGTGGCGCTCGGCGCGGTGGGGTCGGCCCAGGAGCTCGGCAGCGTGCTGGGCCCCCTGTACGGCGCGGCCCTCGCCGCCCTGATCCCGGCCGGCCTCCAGGTCGGCGGCGTGCAGCTCGGCGGCTGGCGGTCGATCTTCTGGCTGAACATCCCGCTGGTGGCCCTGGCCGCGGTCGCCGTGCAGCGGTCGGTGCCGGCGCCCGCCCGCGACCGGGCCCGCGGGACGGGAAGGCGCGTCGACGTGGTCGGCGGGCTGCTGCTCGCGCTCGCGCTCGGCCTGCTCGTCGCCGGCCTCTACAACCCCGACCCGGGCAGATCGGTCCTCCCTCCGTGGGGCATGCCCATGATCGTCGCCGGGGTCGTGTCCGGCGCCGCGTTCGTCGGGTGGGAGTGGCGCTCCAGGACCCGGCTGATCGACATGACGGGGGTGTCGCGCGGCCCGTTCCTCGCCACGCTCGGGGTGAGCTTCCTGACCGGCGCCGCGCTGCTGGTCACCCTGGTCGACGTGCAGCTGTCGGCGCAGACGCTGCTGGGCCTGAACAGCCTGGACGGCGCCCTGGTGCTGTCGCGTTTCCTCGTCGCGCTCTCGGTGGCCGCGCTGGTGGGCGGTCTCATGGCCCGCCGCTACGGCGAGCGCGCGGTTACGGTGATCGGGCTCGCGGTGGCCACGGCCGGGTACGCACGCATCGGCCAGTGGCCCCTGGATCTGGCCTCGGCCGGATACCGCATGGACGCCGACCTGGTCGTCGCCGGCCTGGGCCTCGGCCTGGTGATCGCCCCGGTCTCCTCCGCGGTGCTGCGGGCCGTACCCGCCGCCCAGCACGGGGTCGCCTCGGCCGCGGTGGTCGTGGCCCGGATGATGGGCATGCTGCTCGGCGTCGCCGGGCTGTCGGCGTGGGGCTTCCACCGCTTCCAGTCGCTCACCGCCGACCTGGACACCCCGCTGCCCTTCGGCGTGGACCCCGTCGTCTACGCCGGGCGGCTCGCCGAGTACGAGAGCGCGGTGAAGGCGGCACTGCACACCGAGTACAGCGAGATCTTCCTGATCACGGCCGTCCTGTGCGGGGTGGGGGTGCTGGTCGCGCTGCTGCTGCCGCGCGGGTCAGGGCGGGTGGACGGGGCCTGA
- a CDS encoding LysR substrate-binding domain-containing protein has protein sequence MEVDSGTLTKLRAFEAVGRHLSFTKAAEELYVTPAALSHHVRHLEEELGVPLVTRLHRRIELTKSGKKLLPECSQALQILSRAVSELKRTDQKETLTVSVAPYFSARWLTPRLGRFWSHHPDIDLRLHHAYQPADFLTDNLDAGINWCPGNWPNAESTLVLHGRLTIVCAPEYLKRLPPDPSPRDLLDHKLMFEFDIDHLTSWFGAAGVELPEPPRADQVDDSHTLRQLALDGHGAALFFSDLLHEDLRAGQLVRPFDVEIDPGSAYYLIRPKDRPVGRRLKLFTAWLMSEIATSPYV, from the coding sequence ATGGAGGTAGACTCAGGCACTTTGACAAAGCTCCGAGCTTTCGAAGCGGTCGGCCGGCACCTTAGCTTCACTAAAGCCGCCGAGGAGCTGTACGTGACGCCGGCGGCCCTCAGCCATCACGTCCGCCACCTCGAAGAGGAGCTTGGGGTTCCGCTCGTCACGCGCCTGCACCGGCGCATCGAACTCACCAAGAGCGGCAAGAAGCTCCTCCCGGAGTGCTCACAGGCGCTTCAGATCCTCAGCCGCGCGGTGAGCGAACTGAAGCGAACCGACCAGAAGGAGACTCTTACCGTCAGCGTCGCCCCATACTTCTCGGCGAGGTGGCTGACGCCACGGCTTGGCAGGTTCTGGTCCCACCACCCGGACATCGACCTGCGGCTCCACCACGCCTACCAGCCCGCCGACTTTCTCACCGACAACCTGGACGCGGGGATCAACTGGTGTCCGGGCAACTGGCCCAACGCGGAAAGCACCCTGGTGCTGCACGGAAGGCTGACGATCGTGTGCGCTCCCGAATACCTGAAGCGGCTGCCACCCGATCCCTCGCCGCGCGACCTGCTTGACCACAAGCTCATGTTCGAGTTCGACATCGACCATCTGACCAGCTGGTTCGGCGCCGCCGGCGTCGAACTCCCCGAACCGCCCAGAGCCGACCAGGTGGACGACTCACACACTTTGCGGCAGCTCGCCCTCGACGGCCACGGTGCCGCCCTCTTCTTCTCGGACCTGCTTCATGAGGACCTGAGGGCCGGCCAGCTCGTCCGGCCGTTCGACGTCGAGATCGATCCAGGCAGCGCGTACTACCTGATCAGACCGAAGGACCGTCCGGTCGGACGACGGCTGAAGCTGTTCACCGCATGGCTGATGAGCGAGATCGCCACCAGTCCCTACGTCTGA
- a CDS encoding ABC transporter ATP-binding protein: MSLLHVTDLRLVFGGLVAIDGLSFSVDEAEIVSVIGPNGAGKTSAFNCVTGFYRPTSGRITLRGRDLAGLRPSAIAGLGVARTFQNLRLFGGEQQMLTIGRALITGPRLLLLDEPSMGLAPLIVVQVMKLIAQINAEGTSVLLVEQNATAALKIAHRGYVIENGACVLDGPAAVLRKDPRVAEAYLGGMTHEKN; the protein is encoded by the coding sequence ATGAGTCTGCTACACGTCACCGATCTGCGTCTGGTCTTCGGCGGGCTGGTGGCCATCGACGGCCTGTCGTTCTCGGTGGACGAGGCGGAGATCGTCTCGGTGATCGGGCCCAACGGGGCGGGCAAGACGTCGGCCTTCAACTGCGTCACCGGCTTCTACCGGCCGACCTCGGGCCGGATCACCTTGCGTGGCAGGGATTTGGCGGGGTTGCGGCCCTCGGCGATCGCGGGGTTGGGCGTCGCGCGGACCTTCCAGAACCTGCGGCTGTTCGGCGGCGAGCAGCAGATGCTCACCATCGGCCGAGCCCTCATCACCGGACCCCGGCTGCTGCTGCTCGACGAACCGTCCATGGGCCTGGCCCCGCTCATCGTCGTCCAGGTCATGAAACTCATCGCCCAGATCAACGCCGAGGGCACCTCCGTCCTGCTCGTCGAGCAGAACGCCACCGCCGCCCTCAAGATCGCCCATCGTGGGTACGTCATCGAGAACGGTGCGTGCGTCCTGGACGGCCCCGCCGCCGTGCTGCGCAAGGACCCCAGAGTGGCCGAAGCCTACCTGGGCGGCATGACACATGAGAAGAACTAA
- a CDS encoding branched-chain amino acid ABC transporter permease, whose amino-acid sequence MTQLVWNGLFVGSFYALVALGYSMVYGIIKLLNFAHGDLYMLGAFAGFAILGAVGGVSSSMALPLLLAVLVVTMVVTGLAGVALERIAYRPLRRAPRLSLLITAVGASFALEYGMRAVAGADPRVYPVRLGGTSMEVFGARFTVQQLVLVGVAVALMAGLNLLVTRTREGRAMRAIALDPRTSALMGIDPAIGAGVDGRGAGRDGLGARRRGRRRGDQHPAGGPA is encoded by the coding sequence GTGACGCAGCTGGTTTGGAACGGGTTGTTCGTCGGCTCGTTCTACGCGCTGGTGGCGTTGGGGTACAGCATGGTGTACGGGATCATCAAGCTGCTCAACTTCGCCCATGGTGATCTGTACATGCTGGGGGCGTTCGCCGGTTTCGCCATTCTCGGCGCGGTGGGTGGTGTGTCCTCCTCGATGGCTCTGCCGCTGCTGCTGGCGGTGCTGGTGGTGACGATGGTGGTCACCGGCCTGGCCGGGGTGGCGTTGGAGCGGATCGCCTACCGGCCGTTGCGTCGGGCGCCGCGGTTGTCTCTGCTGATCACCGCGGTCGGGGCGTCGTTCGCGTTGGAGTACGGGATGCGCGCGGTGGCCGGGGCCGACCCGCGGGTGTATCCGGTGCGGCTGGGCGGCACCTCGATGGAGGTGTTCGGGGCCAGGTTCACCGTGCAGCAGTTGGTGCTGGTCGGGGTGGCGGTGGCGTTGATGGCCGGGTTGAACCTGCTGGTCACCCGCACCCGTGAGGGCCGGGCGATGCGGGCCATCGCGTTGGACCCGCGTACCAGCGCGTTGATGGGTATCGATCCTGCAATCGGCGCTGGTGTTGATGGCCGTGGTGCTGGGCGGGATGGGCTCGGTGCCCGGCGTCGTGGTCGGCGCCGTGGTGATCAGCATCCTGCCGGAGGTCCTGCGTGA
- a CDS encoding branched-chain amino acid ABC transporter substrate-binding protein translates to MTRSRPRRRRTSWSPRESTYSKDIALRTQASLGSSAVIVEAVTPKESDYSANITNVLAKKPDFVYWTGYFQEGGLIVRQLRQAGYKGSIMVGDGSVSPKLVEIAGDEAAEGLYATMTQTPDTLRGAEGWVEAYRKKFNAEPGPYSNQAYDAVRLAAEAVTKAGGTDGAKVIGALEAIDGFPMFSGPLRFTPEHTLTGGGFQILVVKNGVFALQDALK, encoded by the coding sequence GTGACGCGCAGTCGGCCTCGGCGGCGGCGAACAAGCTGGTCACCGAGGGAGTCCACTTACTCCAAGGACATCGCGCTGCGTACCCAGGCGAGCCTCGGCTCGTCGGCCGTCATCGTCGAGGCGGTCACCCCGAAGGAGAGCGACTACAGCGCCAACATCACCAACGTGCTGGCCAAGAAGCCCGACTTCGTCTACTGGACCGGCTACTTCCAGGAGGGCGGCCTGATCGTCCGCCAGCTCCGGCAGGCCGGATACAAGGGCTCGATCATGGTCGGCGACGGCTCGGTCTCCCCCAAGCTGGTCGAGATCGCCGGAGACGAGGCCGCCGAGGGCCTCTACGCCACGATGACCCAGACGCCCGACACCCTCCGGGGTGCCGAGGGCTGGGTAGAGGCGTACAGGAAGAAGTTCAACGCCGAGCCGGGCCCGTACTCCAACCAGGCCTACGACGCGGTGCGGCTCGCCGCCGAGGCGGTGACGAAGGCGGGCGGCACCGACGGCGCCAAGGTGATCGGCGCGCTGGAGGCGATCGACGGTTTCCCGATGTTCTCCGGGCCGCTGAGGTTCACCCCCGAGCACACGTTGACCGGCGGAGGGTTCCAGATCCTGGTGGTCAAGAACGGTGTGTTCGCCCTGCAGGACGCGCTCAAGTGA
- the amaB gene encoding L-piperidine-6-carboxylate dehydrogenase: MARESLRRCGVAVGTSALSAVTARTPVTGDDLFDIPAVGAADVEAAVRAAHDAFLQWRTVPAPVRGRLVKRFGELVDRHRNDLAELIMIEVGKIRSEALGEVQEMIDICDFAVGLSRSLEGRTMPSERPGHRLMETWHPLGVVAVISAFNFPAAVWAWNAAIALVCGDTVVWKPSPTTVLTALACSALMERATTECGMPSDVNRLVVCDIPAAEVLLDSPLVPLVSATGSERMGAAIAPRVARRFGRSLLELGGNNAAVVAPSADLDLAVRGILFAAAGTAGQRCTTMRRVIVHESVADELVGRLSKAYEGLVVGDPFAETTLVGPLIDGAAFGAMRQALDHAVNDGGEIVAGGTRVCFEGAPQAYYARPAIVRMPGQTGIVRQETFAALLYVMTYDTFEKAVRLHNDVPQGLSSSIFTLDQREAERFIAGSGSDCGIVNVNIGTSGAEIGGAFGGEKSTGGGRESGSDAWRGYMRRATNTINYSSALPLAQGISFG; encoded by the coding sequence ATGGCTCGGGAGAGCCTGCGGCGGTGCGGCGTCGCCGTCGGCACCTCGGCACTGAGCGCCGTCACCGCACGCACGCCGGTGACCGGAGACGACCTGTTCGACATCCCCGCAGTAGGTGCCGCTGACGTCGAAGCCGCCGTCCGCGCCGCCCACGACGCGTTCCTCCAGTGGCGAACCGTACCCGCCCCGGTGCGCGGGAGACTGGTGAAGCGGTTCGGCGAGCTGGTCGACCGGCACAGGAACGACCTGGCCGAACTGATCATGATCGAGGTCGGCAAGATCCGCTCTGAGGCGCTCGGCGAAGTCCAGGAGATGATCGACATCTGCGACTTCGCCGTCGGGCTGTCCCGCTCCCTGGAGGGGCGCACCATGCCCTCGGAGCGACCGGGACACCGGCTGATGGAGACCTGGCATCCTCTGGGAGTCGTCGCGGTCATCTCCGCGTTCAACTTCCCGGCCGCTGTCTGGGCGTGGAACGCCGCGATCGCGCTCGTCTGTGGCGACACGGTCGTGTGGAAACCCTCACCGACGACAGTCCTGACCGCACTCGCCTGTTCCGCGCTGATGGAGCGCGCCACGACCGAGTGCGGGATGCCGTCCGACGTCAACCGGCTGGTGGTCTGTGACATTCCGGCGGCCGAAGTACTGCTGGACAGCCCTTTGGTGCCGCTGGTCAGTGCGACCGGCTCCGAGCGCATGGGCGCCGCGATCGCCCCTCGGGTCGCCCGGCGTTTCGGACGCTCGCTCCTCGAACTCGGCGGCAACAACGCCGCGGTGGTGGCGCCGTCGGCCGACCTCGACCTCGCGGTGCGTGGCATCCTGTTCGCCGCGGCGGGGACCGCGGGCCAGCGGTGCACCACCATGCGAAGAGTGATCGTCCATGAGTCGGTGGCGGACGAGCTGGTAGGGCGGCTCAGCAAGGCCTACGAAGGGCTTGTGGTCGGCGACCCGTTCGCCGAGACCACCCTGGTGGGTCCGCTCATCGACGGCGCCGCGTTCGGCGCCATGCGGCAGGCGCTGGATCACGCCGTCAACGACGGTGGCGAGATCGTCGCGGGCGGCACCAGGGTGTGCTTTGAGGGAGCCCCGCAGGCTTACTACGCCCGGCCGGCCATCGTGCGCATGCCCGGCCAGACCGGCATCGTGCGGCAGGAGACCTTCGCGGCGCTCCTGTACGTCATGACGTACGACACCTTCGAGAAGGCCGTCCGGCTGCACAACGACGTACCGCAGGGGCTCTCGTCCTCGATCTTCACCCTGGACCAGCGTGAGGCGGAGAGGTTCATCGCCGGCAGCGGCTCCGACTGCGGCATCGTCAACGTGAACATCGGCACCTCCGGCGCCGAGATCGGGGGCGCGTTCGGCGGCGAGAAGAGCACGGGGGGCGGCAGGGAGTCCGGCTCGGACGCGTGGCGAGGCTATATGCGGCGGGCGACCAACACCATCAACTACTCCTCCGCGTTGCCGCTGGCCCAGGGCATCTCGTTCGGCTGA
- a CDS encoding ornithine cyclodeaminase family protein encodes MTETAGKAAFEIVKGVREILTLTEAEVEENLDLQELLDGLEDGFRGLELGEVQSPFRPELTVPGEGFSLAMSAWRPGMQMCVKVVNVFDRNLDIGLPNHLAMINLFDPLTGATTCVMDGTYITGIRTAASAVLSARLLARPDARVATIVGAGVQAREHLRLLPLIRQFDRINICSLHFDDAERLASRDETARASADLEAAVRESDVVCLATHAAAPVIDPDWLKAGTHVSSVGYYPPEGELPRELARRHRLFVESLDAFEPVPIGCAELSTADPTKSTTLGAVAVDQRAGRRDDTEITVYKAMGIGMEDMVAANLAYRRALRDGVGGTMAW; translated from the coding sequence ATGACCGAGACGGCGGGTAAAGCCGCGTTCGAGATCGTCAAAGGGGTTCGCGAGATCCTCACCCTCACCGAGGCGGAGGTAGAGGAGAACCTTGACCTGCAGGAGCTGCTGGACGGCCTGGAGGACGGGTTCCGCGGCCTTGAGCTGGGCGAGGTGCAGTCGCCTTTCAGACCGGAACTGACGGTCCCCGGCGAGGGCTTCTCGCTGGCCATGTCGGCTTGGCGGCCGGGCATGCAGATGTGCGTGAAGGTGGTGAACGTATTCGACAGGAACCTCGACATCGGGTTGCCCAATCATCTCGCCATGATTAATTTGTTCGACCCGCTCACCGGGGCGACGACCTGCGTCATGGACGGGACGTATATCACCGGGATTCGCACGGCGGCGTCCGCGGTGTTGTCCGCACGGCTGCTCGCGCGGCCCGACGCACGGGTCGCCACGATCGTCGGCGCGGGCGTCCAGGCTCGCGAACACCTGCGACTGCTGCCGTTGATCCGTCAGTTCGATCGCATCAACATCTGCTCACTCCACTTCGACGACGCCGAGCGGCTGGCCTCGCGCGACGAAACGGCACGCGCGTCAGCGGACCTGGAGGCGGCGGTACGCGAATCCGACGTCGTCTGCCTGGCGACACACGCGGCCGCACCGGTGATCGACCCCGACTGGCTGAAGGCGGGCACGCACGTTTCTTCCGTGGGCTACTACCCGCCGGAGGGCGAGCTGCCCAGGGAACTGGCCCGGCGGCACCGGTTGTTCGTGGAGTCCCTCGACGCGTTCGAACCGGTGCCCATCGGTTGCGCGGAGCTGTCCACCGCGGATCCCACCAAGTCCACGACGCTCGGCGCGGTCGCGGTCGACCAGCGTGCGGGCAGACGGGACGACACCGAGATCACCGTCTACAAAGCCATGGGAATCGGCATGGAGGACATGGTCGCGGCCAACCTGGCCTACCGTCGTGCGCTGCGCGACGGGGTCGGCGGAACCATGGCCTGGTAA